Proteins co-encoded in one Oreochromis aureus strain Israel breed Guangdong linkage group 3, ZZ_aureus, whole genome shotgun sequence genomic window:
- the LOC116313837 gene encoding uncharacterized protein LOC116313837: MTVPPSDPSYYYNCWRMTGSTCNIYTSKSDTGVYWCESGSGEFSSAVNITVQNDGNGPILVSPVHPVTEGASVSLSCSLKTQKILSNVFFYHNDKLIQNDTRGELNISAVSKSDEGFYKCQYSGRESAQSWMSVKVQRGREERGERKKKVQSQEEPVTVSGADSSSSPVGLMVGLVCGVSLIIILLLLLYRCRQSKYSCFTRSIQSESHSPGSSTNHGVNQDETHEYGSLQHGTADVYKSVEQVTNRNDSCFTRSIQSESHSPGSSTNHGVNQDETHVYGSLQHGTADVYKSVTQVKNRNGLDEYDDVTSSLIECKDLRTKSTESVCTF, encoded by the exons ATGACTGTTCCACCGAGCGATCCTTCATATTATTATAACTGTTGGAGAATGACTGGATCCACATGTAACATCTACACATCAAAGTCAGATACTGGagtgtactggtgtgagtctggatcaggagagttcagcagtgcagtcaacatcactgtacaGA ATGATGGTAATGGTCCTATCCTGGTGAGTCCTGTTCATCCTGTGACTGAGGGAGCTTCTgttagtctgagctgcagtttgaaaacacaaaaaatactttccaatgtgtttttctatcacaaTGACAAACTTATTCAAAATGATACCCGAGGGGAGCTGAACATCTCTGCAGTGTCAAAGTCTGATGAAGGTTtctacaagtgtcagtactcaggaagagagtcagcacagagctggatgTCAGTTAAAG tccaaagagggagagaggaaagaggggaacgtaAGAAGAAAGTACAaagtcaggaagaaccag TAACTGTGTCAGGAGCTGACAGCTCTTCATCTCCTGTGGGGTTGATGGTTGGACTGGTTTGTGGAGTCTCTCTCATTATTATTCTCCTGCTCTTGTTGTATCGCTGCAGACAGTCCAAGT ATTCCTGCTTCACCAG gTCGATCCAGTCTGAGAGTCACAGTCCGGGCTCCTCCACGAATCATGGAGTCAACCAGGATGAAACTCATGAGTACGGCTCTCTTCAACATG gtaCTGCTGACGTCTATAAATCAGTCGAACAAGTGACAAACAGAAAtg aTTCCTGCTTCACCAG gTCGATCCAGTCTGAGAGTCACAGTCCGGGCTCCTCCACAAATCATGGAGTCAACCAGGATGAAACTCATGTGTACGGCTCTCTTCAACATG gtaCTGCTGACGTCTATAAATCAGTCAcacaagtgaaaaacagaaatg GATTAGATGAATATGATGACGTCACCTCCTCTCTTATTGAGTGTAAAGATCTTAGAACCAAGA